The genomic stretch GCGCTCGATCCGGCGAGCGGCGAGGCGCGGATCCACGCCGTCGTCTTCGGTCCGCGGGAACGGTTCGCCGCGCGCTGGCGCGGCGAAGGGGGCGATTCGCGCGCGCTCGCGGCGGGGCTTCAAGGGGTCGAGGTTTGGCTCGCGCACGGCGCGGCCGACGCGGTCGTCCCTTCAACGCAGACGGCCGCCCTTCGCGAGGCGCTGGAGGGGCTCCGCCTGCCGGCGACGGTCGCGATCGTTCCGGGGGCGAAGCACGACTGGGCGTTCTGGAACGCGCAGCTCGAACCGCTGCTGGCGGCGTTGGAGCTGCGCTGGAAGGCGACGACGACCGATCGCTGAACGAAGGAGGGCGCGGCGCGCTCGGGGCGTTCAGCGGGGCTCGTCGGACGCTTCGCGGCGCGCGGCGCCCGTCGTCCGCCGGGTCACGCCTCCATCAGCGTCCGCACGATGACGCGCAGCATGTCGGTGACCGCGGCCTTGTCGAGCTGCGGATTGACGATGGCGCGGATGAAGAGCCCCGAGAACAACGCCATCAGGACCTCCGCGCGCGCCTCGAACGACTTCTGCGACAGGGACGGGTTCGCCGCCCGGATCCGCTCGTCCACCCAGCGGAACCGCTCCCGGTTGACGACGTCCGCGGCGCGGAGCGCCTCGAGCACCTGCGGGTTCCGCGTCGCCTCGGCCAGGATCTCCAGTTCCAGCGCGGCGCGCCGCGGATCGGTCGTCTCGTCCACCGGGATGTCCAGCCGGTCGAGCAGCGGCTCCAGAATGTCCGCGGTGGCGAAGAGCTTCTCGATCTCGGGGGGCGTCGCCTTGACGTTCTGCTCGATGATCGCGCGGACGATCGCTTCCTTGTTGGGGAAGAAGTGGTAGATGTGGCCGGCGCTCATCCCGGCCGCCTCGGAGATGTTGGTGATCGTCGCGGCGTGGAAGCCGTAGCGGCGGAAGCAGTCGGCCGCCGCGTCGAGGATTTG from bacterium encodes the following:
- a CDS encoding TetR/AcrR family transcriptional regulator — its product is MDVELTGGTESRSEARRRQILDAAADCFRRYGFHAATITNISEAAGMSAGHIYHFFPNKEAIVRAIIEQNVKATPPEIEKLFATADILEPLLDRLDIPVDETTDPRRAALELEILAEATRNPQVLEALRAADVVNRERFRWVDERIRAANPSLSQKSFEARAEVLMALFSGLFIRAIVNPQLDKAAVTDMLRVIVRTLMEA